A single window of Liolophura sinensis isolate JHLJ2023 chromosome 6, CUHK_Ljap_v2, whole genome shotgun sequence DNA harbors:
- the LOC135467702 gene encoding uncharacterized protein CXorf65-like, producing MFIVVKYGNNESLLCNPTCAVVNLLKSIKRRAGYANSNILLDLSDETGLVKELDTHKFDYATKHLVSHGTYILVMKEPVAVDSTDARAPSPPEQRFTYTPLLEKFAELFPQYTVHVQEVDKKKTRKSANKSPSPAGRMGLKSRKGVVKTSTTARRR from the exons ATGTTTATCGTAGTCAAGTATGGCAACAACGAGTCACTTCTGTGCAACCCAACTTGTGCAGTGGTGAACTTACTCAAGAGTATCAAGCGTCGGGCTGGGTACGCTAACAGTAACATTCTTCTGGACCTATCGGACGAAACAG GTCTGGTAAAGGAACTAGACACTCATAAATTCGATTATGCCACAAAGCATTTGGTATCGCACGGTACGTATATCCTGGTGATGAAGGAGCCTGTGGCAGTGGACAGCACAGACGCACGGGCTCCCTCCCCACCCGAACAGCGTTTCACGTACACGCCTCTTCTGGAGAAATTCGCGGAACTCTTCCCACAGTACACAGTCCACGTTCAAGAGGTGGACAAGAAAAAGACGCGGAAATCGGCGAACAAATCGCCCAGTCCGGCTGGTCGAATGGGCCTGAAATCGAGGAAAGGAGTGGTGAAAACAAGTACAACGGCAAGGCGTCGATGA